From Oncorhynchus mykiss isolate Arlee chromosome 6, USDA_OmykA_1.1, whole genome shotgun sequence, the proteins below share one genomic window:
- the LOC118965020 gene encoding collagen alpha-1(I) chain-like encodes MVRSLWRRFHGMEPLATVPRNGASGDDPRSRVPGDDPEGSASRAGSTSQTGAATEARCPPGPSSIESAACEPADRRQRLRTADRRQRLRTADHRRRLRTADRRRRLRTADHRLRLWTANRRVELAQDMVLPRFESGTEGDSTESGAEGDRTESGAEGDRTESGAEGDRTESAAEGDSTESGAEGDSTESGTEGDSTESGAEGDRTESGAEGDRTESGAEGDRTESAAEGDSTESGAEGDSTESGAEGDSTESGAEGDSTESGAEGDSTESGAEGDRTESGAEGDRTESGAEGDRTESGAEGDRTESGVEKDRTESGAEGDRTESGAEKDRTESGVEKDRTESGAEEDRTESGVEGNRTESGAEGDRTESGAEGDRTESGAEGDRTESGVEKDRTESGAEGDRTESGAEKDRTESGVEKDRTESGAEEDRTESGVEGNRTESGAEGDRTESGAEGDRTESGVEGNRTESGAEGDRTESGVEKDRTESGAEEDRNEAVAEGKRTETVAEGDRTEAVAEGKGLRLWLRGTGLRLWLRGTGLRLWLRGTGLRLTEAVAEGNRTEAEGDRTEAEGDRTEAVNEGDRTEAEGDRTEAVAEGDRTESGVEKDRTESGAEEDRNEAVAEGKRTETVAEGDRTEAVAEGDRTEAVAEGDRTEAVDEGDRTEAVAEGDRTESGAEGDRTESGAEGDRTESGAEGDSTESGAEGDSTESGAEGDSTESGAEGDSTESGAEGDSTESGAEGDRTESGAKGKGLRLTEAVAEGNRTEAEGDRTEAEGDRTEAVNEGDRTEAEGDRTEAVAEGDRTESGVEKDRTESGAEEDRNEAVAEGKRTETVAEGDRTEAVAEGDRTEAVAEGDRTEAVDEGDRTEAVAEGDRTESGAEGDRTESGAEGDRTESGAEGDSTESGAEGDSTESGAEGDSTESGAEGDSTESGAEGDSTESGAEGDRTESGAEGDRTESGAEGDRTESGAEGDRTESGVEGNRTESGAEGDRTESGAEEDRNEAVAEGKRTETVAEGDRTEAVAEGKGLRLWLRGTGLSLWLRGTGLRLWLRGTGLRLWLRGT; translated from the exons ATGGTCCGGAGCCTCTGGCGACGGTTCCATGGTATGGAGCCTCTGGCGACGGTTCCACGTAAtggagcctccggcgatgatccaagGTCCAGAGTCCCCGGCGACGATCCGGAGGGATCCGCGAGCAGAGCAGGATCTACGTCCcaaaccggagccgccaccgaggctagatgcccacccggaccctcctcCATAGAGTCAG ctgcctgtgaACCAGCCGACCGCCGCCAGAGGCTCCGGACTGCCGACCGCCGCCAGAGGCTCCGGACTGCCGACCaccgccggaggctccggactgccgACCGCCGCCGGAGACTCCGGACTGCCGACCATCGCTTGAGGCTCTGGACTGCCAACCGTCGCGTGGAGCTGGcccaggac ATGGTCCTACCTAGGTTTGAGTCTGGGACTGAGGGGGACAGCACTGAGTCTGGGGCAGAGGGGGACAGAACTGAGTCTGGGGCAGAAGGGGACAGAACTGAGTCTGGGGCAGAGGGGGACAGAACTGAGTCTGCGGCAGAGGGGGACAGCACTGAGTCTGGGGCAGAGGGGGACAGCACTGAGTCTGGGACTGAGGGGGACAGCACTGAGTCTGGGGCAGAGGGGGACAGAACTGAGTCTGGGGCAGAGGGGGACAGAACTGAGTCTGGGGCAGAGGGGGACAGAACTGAGTCTGCGGCAGAGGGGGACAGCACTGAGTCTGGGGCAGAGGGGGACAGCACTGAGTCTGGGGCAGAGGGGGACAGCACTGAGTCTGGGGCAGAGGGGGACAGCACTGAGTCTGGGGCAGAGGGGGACAGCACTGAGTCTGGGGCAGAGGGGGACAGAACTGAGTCTGGGGCAGAGGGGGACAGAACTGAGTCTGGGGCAGAGGGGGACAGGACTGAGTCTGGAGCAGAGGGGGACAGAACTGAGTCTGGGGTAGAGAAGGACAGAACTGAGTCTGGAGCAGAGGGGGACAGAACTGAGTCTGGGGCAGAGAAGGACAGAACTGAGTCTGGGGTAGAGAAGGACAGAACTGAGTCTGGAGCAGAGGAGGACAGAACTGAGTCTGGGGTAGAGGGGAACAGAACTGAGTCTGGGGCAGAGGGGGACAGAACTGAGTCTGGGGCAGAGGGGGACAGGACTGAGTCTGGAGCAGAGGGGGACAGAACTGAGTCTGGGGTAGAGAAGGACAGAACTGAGTCTGGAGCAGAGGGGGACAGAACTGAGTCTGGGGCAGAGAAGGACAGGACTGAGTCTGGGGTAGAGAAGGACAGAACTGAGTCTGGAGCAGAGGAGGACAGAACTGAGTCTGGGGTAGAGGGGAACAGAACTGAGTCTGGGGCAGAGGGGGACAGAACTGAGTCTGGAGCAGAGGGGGACAGAACTGAGTCTGGGGTAGAGGGGAACAGAACTGAGTCTGGAGCAGAGGGGGACAGAACTGAGTCTGGGGTAGAGAAGGACAGAACTGAGTCTGGAGCAGAGGAGGACAGGAATGAGGCTGTGGCTGAGGGGAAAAGGACTGAGACTGTGGCTGAGGGGGACAGGACTGAGGCTGTGGCTGAGGGGAAAGGACTGAGGCTGTGGCTGAGGGGGACAGGACTGAGACTGTGGCTGAGGGGGACAGGACTGAGGCTGTGGCTGAGGGGGACAGGACTGAGGCT AACTGAGGCTGTGGCTGAGGGGAACAGGACTGAGGCTGAGGGGGACAGGACTGAGGCTGAGGGGGACAGGACTGAGGCTGTGAATGAGGGGGACAGGACTGAGGCTGAGGGGGACAGGACTGAGGCTGTGGCTGAGGGGGACAGAACTGAGTCTGGGGTAGAGAAGGACAGAACTGAGTCTGGAGCAGAGGAGGACAGGAATGAGGCTGTGGCTGAGGGGAAAAGGACTGAGACTGTGGCTGAGGGGGACAGGACTGAGGCTGTGGCTGAGGGGGACAGGACTGAGGCTGTGGCTGAGGGGGACAGGACTGAGGCTGTGGATGAGGGGGACAGGACTGAGGCTGTGGCTGAGGGGGACAGAACTGAGTCTGGGGCAGAGGGGGACAGAACTGAGTCTGGGGCAGAGGGGGACAGAACTGAGTCTGGGGCAGAGGGGGACAGCACTGAGTCTGGGGCAGAGGGGGACAGCACTGAGTCTGGGGCAGAGGGGGACAGCACTGAGTCTGGGGCAGAGGGGGACAGCACTGAGTCTGGGGCAGAGGGGGACAGCACTGAGTCTGGGGCAGAGGGGGACAGAACTGAGTCTGGGGCTAAGGGGAAAGGACTGAGGCT AACTGAGGCTGTGGCTGAGGGGAACAGGACTGAGGCTGAGGGGGACAGGACTGAGGCTGAGGGGGACAGGACTGAGGCTGTGAATGAGGGGGACAGGACTGAGGCTGAGGGGGACAGGACTGAGGCTGTGGCTGAGGGGGACAGAACTGAGTCTGGGGTAGAGAAGGACAGAACTGAGTCTGGAGCAGAGGAGGACAGGAATGAGGCTGTGGCTGAGGGGAAAAGGACTGAGACTGTGGCTGAGGGGGACAGGACTGAGGCTGTGGCTGAGGGGGACAGGACTGAGGCTGTGGCTGAGGGGGACAGGACTGAGGCTGTGGATGAGGGGGACAGGACTGAGGCTGTGGCTGAGGGGGACAGAACTGAGTCTGGGGCAGAGGGGGACAGAACTGAGTCTGGGGCAGAGGGGGACAGAACTGAGTCTGGGGCAGAGGGGGACAGCACTGAGTCTGGGGCAGAGGGGGACAGCACTGAGTCTGGGGCAGAGGGGGACAGCACTGAGTCTGGGGCAGAGGGGGACAGCACTGAGTCTGGGGCAGAGGGGGACAGCACTGAGTCTGGGGCAGAGGGGGACAGAACTGAGTCTGGGGCAGAGGGGGACAGAACTGAGTCTGGGGCAGAGGGGGACAGGACTGAGTCTGGAGCAGAGGGGGACAGAACTGAGTCTGGGGTAGAGGGGAACAGAACTGAGTCTGGAGCAGAGGGGGACAGAACTGAGTCTGGAGCAGAGGAGGACAGGAATGAGGCTGTGGCTGAGGGGAAAAGGACTGAGACTGTGGCTGAGGGGGACAGGACTGAGGCTGTGGCTGAGGGGAAAGGACTGAGGCTGTGGCTGAGGGGGACAGGACTGAGCCTGTGGCTGAGGGGGACAGGACTGAGGCTGTGGCTGAGGGGGACAGGACTGAGGCTGTGGCTGAGGGGGACATGA